Sequence from the Sphingobacteriales bacterium genome:
TAATATTTCCTTCCCTGTCAACCAGACTTAATCTGACTTTTGATTTTATTTTGATTTTCAATTCTTTAGCGAGGGTAGAACCGATGAGAACCTGTGGAATACGGCTGTTGTTGTGGTCAAGGTAACTGCCTTCAATAATTTTTTCATGAATATCCGTAACGGTTTTTTCAAACTCAGGTTCAACACCTATCATATTGACACCCATGGTGCCATGTGCAGTTTCGGCCATGCACTCACTAATCAGTCGCCTGCTGCAGCCTTCCACTTTATCAAGGCCTCTTATTTTTTCAATCATCTGGCCTGAATTTGTCATAAATACTGCAATATCTTTGTTTTCAAGATAGGCGGGATGATGAAGCTGGATATGAGAAACTTCGGTACGAATGGCTGTTTTAAAACGCATATCCCCCATACCCTTATAAAAACCGGTGGAGAATATTCCGGCAAACATGCCTATGGCGACTGCAGACAATACTATTATACTCCTGACTTTATTCCGCCAGATGTTCCGCCATGCTATAGTTCCAATCATTTTTTTAAATTTAAGGTTTATCAACTTCTCAGTGCATCAATCATTTTCATTCTTCCTACGGAAATCATTGAAAAACATGATACAATAAAGCAAAGAATCAGTATTATGCCTCCCTGATTTAAAAAAATGGAAGATTTTACAGAGACAAAATAAAAGGGTTCAAGCCCGTATTCAATCATCGCTTTGGCCATGTCGCCTGTTAACGGGACAGGGTTGAGGTAAAAATACCAGATAACCGGAATGGTGATTATTAAACCTGCTATAACACCGATAATTCCGAGCAGGAAGGTTTCAATCAGCAATACAAGATTAATTTCAGTTTTGGTCATGCCAATGGAATTGACCACGCCAAATTCCTTTTTCCTTTCATTGATCATCATCATGGCCGTACCGAAAATGCCAAATCCAATAACAAGATATAAAACCAGCAACATGACAATGCCGCCTGCACGGTCGCCTTTGATCATGCTGTCCATTTCAGGCTGCATTTCGTCCCATGTCATGACCCTGCTGGTTTCAGGAATATGTTTTTCAATAAAATGCTTGATATGAGCGACTTTATAATGATCTTTCACCATGACCACCTGGGAAGTTACCTTATTGCCAAGATAGAAAAAAGCCTGAGCGGTTTTCAGGTTACAGAAAATCATCCGGTTGTTGAATTCGGGGCTGGGATGTCTGAAAATGGCCTTAACCGGAAATTTTCCTGCTGCACTTACCCCATGATAGCCTTGTGAAATGATGACAAGGGTATCACCTGTCTGAAGGTCAAGGTATCCGGCCAGTCCTTCAGCAATCATGACTGATTCATCCGAATCGTTTACAGCACTGCCTTTGATGATTTTCCGGGATAGTTTAATGATTTTATCTTCCTTTTCAGGATCGATGCCCAGCATCATTACGGGCTTGCTTTTGTCTTTACTGGCAGCCAGTCCGTAACCTTCTATACGGGGGGTAACCAGCAATACATCGGGTAAATTTTCGGTCAGGCGGCTCAGCGAAGTATCTTCTTCAATCGTGTTGTCGAGGGTCTTTTCGTTCCAGTAGCCCGAATCCTGAACCTGCACATAGCCGGTATAAAACTTGACCAGATTGTCAATCATTTTATCATAAGAGCCTTCCTGAAGGCTTCGCATGACAGAAGCAAAAAAAACACTGAAAACAATGGAAGCCATCGTTATCAGTGTCCTTCGCTTGTTTCGCCAGAGGTTTCGCCAGGCAATCACTATGAGTTTTGTTTTCATTTGACTGTTTTCATATTTTGCTGTGTGAAAAAATTATCATTGAGAGGGACATTAAACTCCATGCTGATGATTTCAAGTATGGTTTTCTGTGTGGGTTTGTCTGCAGGGATAATCTCTATTTTTGTGGGGATGGTACGGTCTCCCATTTTTTTCAGGTTAAAGGCATTTTCAGTGCTGACCAGTTCGCCATCTTCATCGTAGTACTGAGTTTTCCACATATCATAACCCGTTTTGGTAATCCAGAGGATGATTCTTCCCCATACCACAGCCGCTTCCGGCTTAGGGGTAAGCTCTATTTTCCA
This genomic interval carries:
- a CDS encoding ABC transporter permease, whose translation is MKTKLIVIAWRNLWRNKRRTLITMASIVFSVFFASVMRSLQEGSYDKMIDNLVKFYTGYVQVQDSGYWNEKTLDNTIEEDTSLSRLTENLPDVLLVTPRIEGYGLAASKDKSKPVMMLGIDPEKEDKIIKLSRKIIKGSAVNDSDESVMIAEGLAGYLDLQTGDTLVIISQGYHGVSAAGKFPVKAIFRHPSPEFNNRMIFCNLKTAQAFFYLGNKVTSQVVMVKDHYKVAHIKHFIEKHIPETSRVMTWDEMQPEMDSMIKGDRAGGIVMLLVLYLVIGFGIFGTAMMMINERKKEFGVVNSIGMTKTEINLVLLIETFLLGIIGVIAGLIITIPVIWYFYLNPVPLTGDMAKAMIEYGLEPFYFVSVKSSIFLNQGGIILILCFIVSCFSMISVGRMKMIDALRS